A region of Bombyx mori chromosome 13, ASM3026992v2 DNA encodes the following proteins:
- the LOC101742055 gene encoding trypsin, with product MLLKVLFLHFVLANCENILLDSIPALDYGWLAENAESQKSNILGFLNKTRVKQEYKLMYYSLLSRLTGVRSVELTGSTRRIVYGQNTSISSVPWQVSIRDRVYPICGGTILTEIWIISAAHCLLRHLVANLSIRLGSSWKSHGGEMYDVKERLVHPSYLSSSKANDVGLLRLYSPLRFTNKILPLKLIDREKRLLANKLAVVSGWGKIKEGGPSATYLQSSPIRTIPMKLCKRSALNRKAIDPASMFCAGSFIQSSPDACQGDSGGPVALEGELIGVVSWGLGCARGNFPGVYTRLSHPAIWDWVYNHISSSNNTRLRIGDSELDV from the exons ATGCTCCTAAAGGTTCTATTTTTACATTTCGTATTGGCGAATTGCGAAAATATATTGCTAGACTCGATACCAGCCTTAGATTACGGTTGGTTAGCTGAGAATGCTGAATCTCAGAAATCTAATATACTCGGCTTCTTAAACAAGACCAGAGTGAAACAGGAATACAAGCTAATGTATTACTCCTTACTGTCGAGGCTCACTG GTGTACGATCAGTTGAGCTTACAG GCTCGACCAGAAGAATAGTGTATGGACAAAACACGTCTATATCTTCGGTACCATGGCAGGTCTCCATCAGGGACAGAGTCTACCCGATCTGTGGAGGAACCATACTAACTGAGATATGGATTATATCCGCCGCACATTGCTTACTGAG ACATTTAGTGGCAAACTTGAGCATCCGCCTTGGTTCGTCCTGGAAATCGCATGGCGGTGAAATGTATGATGTCAAAGAAAGATTAGTCCATCCGTCATATTTAAGCAGCAGCAAGGCCAACGACGTAGGACTACTCCGCCTGTATTCACCTCTCCGCTTCACCAACAAAATACTACCCTTGAAACTTATAGACCGCGAGAAGAGATTATTGGCTAATAAGTTGGCTGTTGTTTCAGGGTGGGGGAAAATTAAG GAGGGTGGTCCGTCCGCAACATATCTGCAATCTTCCCCGATCCGAACTATTCCCATGAAACTATGCAAGAGATCAGCGCTGAACCGCAAGGCCATAGACCCCGCATCCATGTTCTGCGCCGGATCGTTCATCCAGTCTTCGCCTGATGCTTGTCAA GGTGACAGCGGAGGTCCAGTGGCCCTCGAAGGAGAGCTGATCGGCGTGGTATCTTGGGGCTTGGGTTGTGCCAGAGGAAATTTCCCAGGAGTCTACACGCGACTCTCGCATCCTGCCATATGGGACTGGGTTTATAATCATATCAGCAGCAGCAACAATACGAGACTTAGAATTGGCGATTCCGAGTTGGATGTATAA